The Palaeococcus ferrophilus DSM 13482 genome includes a window with the following:
- the tdt gene encoding TDT family transporter, with protein sequence MKMSVKDFAPSWFASVMGTGALALVSKAYSSKLPALGTLSNALAYLNALMFFVLLIPWLLRWIKHPAEAKKDLYHPVTSHFYGTMPIAMTIVGMNLAMLGYRGAGFPLWVLGSILVIFFALLIPYLFFIGEGVDVKTVTPAWFIPPVGLMVIPLTALPFVPSSETWRGVFTALNYFGFGAGFFLYLALFAIVMRRFITHELLPPLMAPSVWINLGPLGAGAVALLNLTKILPVAAEALKAFAFLLWGFGLWWLLMAIAITLHYLRNLHLPYSLAWWAFIFPLGAYVSATHNVGTALGIGAVDSFGFALYWLLLGLWLVTGLKTLLHDFSS encoded by the coding sequence ATGAAGATGTCGGTCAAGGACTTTGCACCCAGCTGGTTTGCGAGCGTTATGGGAACGGGAGCCCTCGCGCTGGTGAGCAAGGCATATTCATCGAAGCTTCCTGCACTGGGGACGCTCTCTAATGCCCTAGCGTACCTCAACGCGCTCATGTTTTTCGTGCTTTTGATACCCTGGCTCCTCAGGTGGATTAAGCACCCCGCGGAGGCAAAGAAGGACCTCTACCACCCGGTAACGAGCCACTTCTACGGGACGATGCCCATAGCGATGACCATTGTGGGGATGAACCTTGCGATGCTCGGCTACAGGGGAGCGGGTTTCCCGCTCTGGGTTCTGGGGAGCATCCTCGTGATATTCTTCGCCCTTCTCATACCCTACCTGTTCTTCATAGGCGAGGGCGTGGACGTTAAGACCGTGACGCCCGCGTGGTTCATCCCGCCGGTCGGCCTGATGGTGATACCCCTAACTGCCCTGCCCTTCGTCCCCAGCTCAGAAACGTGGAGGGGAGTCTTCACGGCCCTCAACTACTTCGGCTTCGGTGCGGGTTTCTTCCTCTATCTGGCCCTCTTCGCCATAGTGATGAGGCGCTTCATAACCCACGAGCTCCTTCCACCGCTGATGGCGCCCTCCGTGTGGATAAACCTTGGTCCCCTCGGAGCGGGCGCGGTGGCACTGCTGAACCTCACAAAGATACTTCCCGTGGCGGCGGAAGCTCTCAAGGCCTTCGCCTTCCTTCTCTGGGGCTTCGGGCTCTGGTGGCTCCTCATGGCAATAGCCATAACGCTGCACTACCTCAGGAACTTGCACCTGCCGTACAGCCTCGCATGGTGGGCCTTCATCTTCCCACTTGGTGCCTACGTGAGCGCAACCCACAACGTGGGCACCGCCCTCGGTATCGGGGCCGTGGATTCCTTCGGCTTCGCTCTGTACTGGCTCCTCCTCGGCCTGTGGCTGGTCACGGGGCTTAAGACGCTCCTGCACGACTTTTCATCCTGA
- a CDS encoding SufB/SufD family protein produces the protein MPIKIDRVKEYEALIDVYEKEGLDTSLFGDRIAAIIISGDKIIGLNNVPGVRIKGEEIENGVRADVEIAEDVELPFPIHLCTGYLKSEGYQKVLFNIAVGRNSKVKFTSHCIFPYAKDFTHDAYARIQIGENSWVSYDDEHIHGEGVRMISKTEVELGKNARYTGKFSLTKHRARELRLEMVARLGERAVLELESKVKAVKDDSVEVKEVAYLEGAHSRANLKSTVIAFDEARANVVNEAYGLGDYAKGHVECHEIVNGNADVQTVPLLRVKNDKAELTHEASIGRINEAQLVQLMAKGLTEEEAAELIIEGLLGE, from the coding sequence ATGCCGATAAAGATTGACCGCGTTAAGGAGTACGAGGCCTTAATAGATGTTTACGAGAAGGAAGGCCTTGATACTTCTCTCTTCGGCGACAGGATAGCGGCGATAATCATAAGCGGGGACAAGATCATCGGTCTCAACAACGTTCCTGGGGTTCGGATAAAGGGGGAGGAGATAGAGAACGGCGTCAGGGCGGACGTTGAGATAGCTGAGGACGTTGAGCTTCCCTTCCCAATACACCTCTGCACGGGCTACCTGAAGAGCGAGGGCTACCAGAAGGTCCTCTTCAACATCGCGGTGGGAAGAAACTCGAAGGTGAAGTTCACATCCCACTGCATCTTTCCCTACGCAAAGGACTTCACCCACGACGCGTACGCGAGGATACAGATTGGGGAGAACTCGTGGGTCTCTTACGATGACGAACACATCCACGGTGAGGGCGTGAGGATGATAAGTAAAACGGAAGTCGAGCTCGGCAAAAACGCCCGCTACACCGGAAAGTTCTCCCTCACGAAGCATAGGGCGAGGGAGCTGAGGCTTGAGATGGTTGCCAGGCTTGGCGAGAGGGCGGTTCTCGAGCTCGAGTCAAAGGTTAAAGCAGTCAAGGACGACTCAGTCGAGGTCAAAGAGGTCGCCTACCTTGAGGGCGCCCATTCGAGGGCCAACCTGAAGAGTACGGTTATAGCCTTCGACGAGGCGAGGGCTAACGTCGTGAACGAGGCCTACGGCCTTGGAGACTACGCGAAGGGCCACGTGGAGTGCCATGAGATAGTGAATGGAAACGCGGACGTCCAGACGGTGCCACTCCTCAGGGTCAAGAACGACAAGGCCGAGCTGACCCACGAGGCCTCGATAGGCAGGATAAACGAGGCCCAGCTCGTCCAGCTCATGGCGAAGGGCCTAACCGAGGAAGAGGCGGCGGAGCTGATAATCGAGGGGCTGCTGGGTGAGTGA
- a CDS encoding ATP-binding cassette domain-containing protein, giving the protein MLCLRDVTYEVNGRRIIERINMRFKEGMSYSILGPNGAGKSTLAYILMGVVKPIGGKVLLDEKEITDLSVTERARLGIILLWQEPARYEGITVENYLTLGGKLRVDKDELRRVLELVGLSYEAYAHRFVDKSLSGGERKRVEIASLLLLRPRYAILDEPDSGLDITAGELIEEVLDYFKRTGTTVILITHHEEIAAKTDFAYFLCVGRLLKKGFSREVVDYYKKTCGRCFLTGMMGDADKD; this is encoded by the coding sequence ATGTTGTGTTTGAGGGACGTTACCTACGAAGTGAACGGCAGACGGATAATAGAGAGGATTAACATGCGCTTCAAGGAGGGCATGAGCTACTCCATCCTCGGCCCCAATGGAGCGGGAAAATCAACGCTCGCTTACATCCTAATGGGGGTTGTGAAGCCTATCGGGGGCAAAGTCCTGCTTGACGAGAAAGAGATAACTGACCTGAGCGTTACGGAGCGGGCCAGACTGGGAATAATCCTCCTCTGGCAGGAGCCGGCGCGCTACGAGGGCATAACCGTGGAGAACTACCTAACCCTCGGTGGGAAGCTCAGGGTGGATAAAGATGAACTTCGGAGGGTTCTCGAGCTGGTCGGACTGTCCTATGAGGCCTACGCCCACCGTTTTGTGGACAAGAGCCTGAGCGGCGGCGAGAGGAAGAGGGTGGAGATAGCGTCGCTCCTCCTGCTGAGGCCTAGGTATGCCATTCTCGATGAGCCTGATTCCGGGCTTGACATAACCGCGGGAGAGCTGATAGAGGAAGTTCTGGATTACTTCAAGAGAACCGGCACAACCGTAATTCTAATCACGCACCACGAGGAGATAGCGGCCAAAACTGACTTCGCGTACTTCCTCTGTGTGGGCAGGCTCCTGAAGAAGGGCTTCTCCCGTGAGGTTGTTGATTACTACAAGAAGACCTGTGGGAGATGCTTTCTGACGGGGATGATGGGAGATGCCGATAAAGATTGA
- a CDS encoding putative zinc-binding protein gives MGENVDIKKLPKFLPSCHKEAENLDIIFTCSGAASVGKIGHEVGVLLTNAGQEARLCCTTAVAAGSDMHLDIGRRAKRVIVIDGCPMKCATKVMEKAGMKVDYSFTVTDFGIAKQPTLDISDEDVLKVALEIAGKVGMKLNLKP, from the coding sequence ATGGGTGAAAATGTGGACATAAAAAAGCTCCCAAAGTTCTTGCCAAGTTGCCACAAGGAGGCGGAGAACCTCGACATAATCTTTACGTGTTCAGGAGCGGCAAGCGTTGGAAAGATCGGACATGAGGTTGGAGTTCTTCTAACCAACGCCGGCCAGGAGGCAAGGCTCTGCTGCACCACTGCGGTCGCTGCAGGCTCTGACATGCACCTCGACATTGGGAGGAGGGCAAAAAGGGTAATCGTCATAGACGGTTGCCCCATGAAGTGCGCAACCAAGGTAATGGAGAAGGCTGGGATGAAAGTAGATTACAGCTTTACCGTTACCGACTTCGGGATAGCCAAGCAGCCGACCCTCGACATAAGCGACGAGGACGTTCTCAAGGTAGCCTTGGAGATAGCAGGGAAGGTTGGGATGAAGCTCAATCTTAAACCGTAG